The genome window GCAACCCCGAGCCTAGCAGCTAGGATTCAAATGGACAACGAGATGACGGACACATCGATGTATACACAACTACTAAATGATTTGGTTGAACATGTATGGGGACATAATAATCATTAGATTTATGTAATTTTCTATTAATTATTATGTATTTTTAAATCGTcatgtaattttattttaattattacgcaatttgtaatttttaattcaataaaaaatattatgttgtgtgttttctgagcgttgaaataaatccgcgtgaattacttaattctgaaatagaaaagctgatgtgactatagcctgaggctgtagcctgctgcagcctgtgcactggagcagcagaggcgagagtggaggcgagatctgacgtggcaggggcgagaGGGAGGCTGTGCACTGGACTCAGCCTTATATGAGAGCATTCTGAATTGTGATATGTGTTTATATGTGTATCTGAAATTCTTTGTCTAAGTATGTATCTAAAATTATAAATACAATTAATTAAATCTAAAATAAATTAGAATATTATCTTTGAATTCTGAATTTTGTAGTGTTTTTTATGGGTCCGGGCCCGACAGGCTCGTCGTGCCTCCGTCCCGACACGACCCGTGTAAGAATATCCGTGCCGGGCCTGGATCACGTCAGCCAGCCCGCGGGCCGATCCAGCCCGACACGATACTGGACTGTGTCGGGCTTAGACTGGTGCCCCTCATGCTGAGCCTAGTCGTGTCCGGGCTGGCACGACCCGTTGGACATGTACAACACTACCCGGTAGGACTGAAGGGGGCCAAGATAAGGTGTCCTCAAGGATGAGCTGGTAATCTTTTTTCTGGGCCCATCGGGCTGGATAAAATTCTCAGACATAGTTCTTCGTCTCCGAACTCAACGTCAGCAACAACCGATTGGTACCATACCGGCCCCCAACTCGTTTGTGCGCCCTATGATGGAGTACAAAAACAACCCCCATCAACCTTATCCTCACTTATCTGGATGGGGTCGATTGCTGATCAGAAAGGGCAATGGCCTAGGCTAGTGGCCTCCATTGCACTCTAGAGGAATGTTGGCTTACCATCTCCTCATGAGAGTAGACATTATAATTTGTGTTATAGTGTATTTATTATAAAATATTTTGTTGGTATCACCGTTATTTGTACCTTGTGTAATTTTCATTATATATATCTTGAACTAGATTGGCGTGAACCAATAAAAAATTTAAGGATTTGCGTCTTCACGGTTTGAGTTCAACAAAATGTACCAACTTTTTcgcaaaaggaaaaaagaaacaaaATATCCAGCAGATGGGCCGAGCAAACTAGGCATTGGGTTAGGCCAAAAGGGCCTTTTTTTTCTCACAGTCGCAGCAGGGTTAGTGAAGTCGACCGTGCTTCGCATTCGCTCGCTCTGCCACAACCGGGTGCCCAAATTGGTGGGCTGGTGGCCTGCAGAGTGTTGACTGGGCACGGCTTCCTGATCTCCGGCGGCGCACGCGGCAGGCGGATGATCATCAGATGATGCCCCTGCCATCCGGCGTCCGCCGTTGAGGTCCATGGAAATGATCCTTCTCACATGCCACGGTTTCCTGATCCTCCGACGTCGCATGAAGGCGCTAATGCCGCATGGGCAGGCAGACGCGGCGGCCGAGGTCCACGGAGATCTTGCAGCCCCCGTTTCAGACGATTAGAAGAGGCTGGTGGGGCGAGGCTGACGCCGATTTCAAACAACGCTTCAAAACCACAAGGTACCTAATTCCGATCAGCCCCTTCAGCAGTCAAGTTTGCCGCTGCACAACCATGCCCCTAGGTTTCAGAATAAAATTCCTTCCCTTTTTTTTTTCCTAAATCAAAACCGTTCCTAGATATTTAGGCTCCAATGTCTtctacttcatgaccgcatgcaggCAAACGCATGGAGCTGGCAGCACCGTTGATAAATTTGCTCAGATTTTTATTTTTCAAAATTCTAACGTGTCCGGTATTGAACCAGGAAAATACAGCAAATAAATTGCTCTCCTCCGCAACCCGTACAGGGGTTCGAGTGCTTTCTGCTACTAGTCCATCGTACAAACATAAACCCACTTGCCTTTCTGCTATGGCGTCGTCGTCATATTGTACAATGTACATTGGTATGAACACTGAAGATGGTGGTACATCCAAGCAACAGAATGGCCGCAAGATCCCTGCGGGATTCATGAACTGAACGCACCGCGGCATGACTCAATGACACATGGTGTGGTGTGGCTTCCCATACCTAGATCATGACGACGTGTCAGCGGAATGAGAAGGCGATTTCCTCTAGCGTTCTTCCCTTGGTCTCAGGCACCCACAAGCACACGAAAATGAGGGCCATGGTAGACACGACGGCGTAGATAGCAAAGGTTCCTGGTCAAACCAAGACACACGGTTAGATCCAACGTCGCAATGGGAAACACGTTCTTGAAGGGAGGGAGAGAATGGAAAAAGAAAGGAAGAGACCTCCACTGCTCCAGTTCAACATCAGGCTTGCCGTCATTGTAATGGCCCATGCTGTCAGCCAGTTCGCCAGGGTCGCAACACTTCCAGCAAGGCTCTTGATGTTAACAGGAAGGATCTGAAAGGAAACACAATGTAAGTGCATAAATCTCCCCGCAAGTTTGCAGATGCAGTACCTCTAGGCATTTCACTGAACTTATCTAGTCTAGGCAACTAGACTAGATAAGTTGCTCACTATCATTCGCGGTTAAATTAATAGCTACTGGATGAGGTAATTTCAGTTATTTGAGGTAGGCATGGATGTCCTCTGGCTAGAGACCCATGCGATTTTAAAGAAGCTATAGCTTTTTTatcgaacgcgcaggagaactgcgcatcttATATATTAAGAAAAAGGAGATAGAGGTCTAAAGTAGACCCAGTACAAGCTGCCAAAAAAATAGACCAAGacagaaaaaagaagaaaaaagggGGGGTGGGGTGGGTATCCAAACAACCCCTATGCTGAGAGGTTGTGGATTTGGGGTTGCAGTGTCTCAGAGTGCGTGAAATTCAGAGCTGGGGACTTAGAGCAAAAGTGCTAAGTGGCACTCATAATAATTACATAAAGATAAGATAGCAAAGACACATTAGCGAATTAAAAGCTCTGTATAATATAAAAAGCAAGAACAAACTATACCTCAGACATAATGATCCACGGAATCGCTCCCAAGCCAAGAGAAAATGCAATCACAAATGCCTGGAATAGCAAAAGACAAGGCATTAAACAAGCTTATCTCAACAAGGGCGGCAAACAATCTGTAATAGTAGTGGAACTAACCACAAGTCCAGCCAGTGAAAGCATACTCATTACAGAGTATAAGTGCGAACCAGCAGCTATGTTGTCCTGCTCCAGAAGTGAAGCAAGAGTATTTCAGAAAGGAATGACAATGTCGATAGACTCTAAGCAATATGATTATTTCAATAGGAGTGTGCTGCAAACAATAGCATGCTACTATTAAACTTTTAAGTGACATTACCTTCACAAAAAATGACACAGAAACAATAACAAGAGTAATGACCATTCCTGTGGTGGAAATCTGAAAAGACAGCTCAATTAACAAAACTGGAAAAGCATGTCCGATAAACAATTGTGATGGAAAGTTGGaaactaacaatgagaagaagccTTCGACCAGCTTTGTCAGTCAACCAGGTTGTCACTCCAGTAGCAATCACCTGAAACGACAAGATCCCATTAAGTATGCAGTGCCAAGCCCACATCTGCCTAAAATTTGTCTGAGAAACAAGGGATGTAACAACTTTAAAACAAATGTACCTGAACAGCCCCTAAACCAAATGTTGCTAGATTACTGTTTGTAATACCTGTTGAGGAAGAGAATTCAGGAAGATATCAGACTTTGATGAAGCCTAGGTTCTAGAACTCTTCCCTTTTTTTACATAGTAAATGAATCATTGTCACAGTGTCTCCATGCAAAGCATGAATCGAACCAAAACAAGGTAACTTTCATTTCCTGGACAAGTTCAAGAATACGCAAGCCACAAAGCATATCTCAATTGCATTAGAATCTACATCAGAGATTGATCGTGTTTTGAAGAATGTACCAGCAGCTTTGAAGATGCTCGCAGCATAAAATAGAATGCCATTGACACCACTTAGCTGCTGCAGGACAAGGAGACCGATTCCTATCTAAAAACAAGCCAATTAGCAAAACTACAAAAGTTTAAACATCAATATGTAAACAGAGAAACAAATAGCAAGTCACCAACCACAAGGGGAACACTGTATCTCTTCTGTTTGATATCAGCGAACCTTATGGTTGTCCTCCTCCTCGATgatgctaatgatctctgtgtaaAAAAAGGAAGATAATTATGTAATTCACATCTCCTATGGCACATTATACTGCAAAAATTAAGAGATTCTACAACAGCTTTTGCTACTAGAGAGCAATGCATTGGCAGCTGCACCAGTGTATACCACTGGGAGCAAGATTGACGAAGTATATATGTCTCTTGGTGCCTGGACCTTTTGGTGTCACCGACTCATCGTAACTGGTGTGTTTTTGATGGGGCATCTCCCATGCCAGCAGCTTGAAGTATTTCTTATCTTATGTCCCTTCATCTATTAGTTGAGTTTAGGTCATGATCGAGTTTTATTATGTATTGGCGTGTTTATCTTCCTAAAACTAAAATGTTGGACTGAGTGTGTTGTGTGGGTATGTTTGTAAGTACACAGCTCTCCTGCATGTCCAAGAAAAAAACTGTATATCTCTATCTCTATTTTAACTAAACTGGAGTTTCCACTATTGATTACCTTTATTTCATTTACTTCTGCTGTGATATCTGTCTGAAATCCTCGCAGAACTTGCAATGAATATTCAAAATCCTCCATCTTCCCCATTTTTGCCTGAAACAAACAATCTGTTGTATTCAGGTCCTGACATTAAAGCTATGAAAAGATAATACCATGGAATACTTACCAACCACCTTGGGGATTCAGGGACAAAGAACAGTCCAGGAATCAGGATTGAACAGGGTAAAATGCCTAAAACATGTAGAAGTAACAGAAAAGTAGTTAGGAAGATGATCTGTACAAATAAAACAACCAAAACAGTCATCTGATGGGTGCTATGTAGAACATTGTTCTTTCATATACTAAACCAATGGATTAAAGTTTTACATCATACCTAGAACAGCAAGAATTCTCCAGGGAACAAACATGCCAAACAAATAGGCAAGCAATATACCAATCGTGACGGAGAGCTGCAGAAGAAATTATGGATTGGTTCGAAATTGGTAGCAACATCGACAGATCAGAAGAAACACTACACATGAATAACATTAATAAAATGTTGTCGTTCACTATTAAAAAACTACCTGATTGACAGAACCAAGAGCTCCCCTCTGATCTTGAGGAGCGATTTCTGCAATATAAACCGGTACCTGGAAACATGAAATAGAAGTTCCAATCATAAAAGTAATATTGGGCATAAAAACATCAAAATATAAGCAACAGAGCTGCTAACAAGTTATTAAAAACTGCATTGTTTAACCAGAAACGCCCTATCGCTAAAAACTGCACCAGCAAGTGGCACACTGGAGTTGAAAGGTTACCTAGGTATGCTATTGCCATGCAAAGAAATTTACCCATTATCATCCTGGTTTTATAGAAAACTGAAACTTGACTGCACTATTAGCAAAGTGCCCGTACTTTGCTACGGTTACCATTTATAATTATATAGTATAAAACATAAAGACATGTTTGTTATGTTGGCTAAGTGAGTGTGAGTGTGGGTTTAGAGCCAACAACCATGGTTCGAATCCTCATTTGTACATAATTTTAGCCTTTTGCCATTTAAATGTGGGGGACCACGACGACGGTGCAAACCGTGGAAAATGGTGCTTTATATAGTACAACTTGCATATAGAAAGTCAATTCTACAACAGTATTCGACATAGGATTTCAGTCACTTCTAAGTGCTAGTAGTCTCATTTGACAATGAAATAATTATACCCTATTATTCTGAACAAGGGTCAGTGACCTTGGTTTATGAGTTTTCTTGTCTAGTATTATTAATATTCAATTATGTATTATGGAAAGAAGAAAAACTTTTCAACGCTAGTTGAGATAGTTTGGACATGTCCAACGGAGACCTCCAGAGGCACCAGTGCTAGTGAGATCTTAAGGCACCATAAGTCCATAAGAATATAAATAGAGGCAGGGAAAGACCGAGTTGACATAGGAAGATGCAGGGATGGAATATACCCAAATATTTAGCCTTGAATAGGAGCACACGAAAAATAGCTATCCATGTGTCTGAACCTCGACTGTTTccgttgggtttcaactctagcctacccaaACTTGATTATGACTAAAATACTTTATTGTTGTTGAGATAATGTAACCTAAGAAAGTAGCATTGTATTTAAGAGCTACAAACTCTGCACTTTTTTTAGTCGACTTGTTATTTAATTTTGTTTCATCATTCCAAGCTATATGCCTTACTACGCTTACATTTTCCACTAGAACATATTGTTTTGTTTGAAATATGTCGGGACTTCAGATTTTTGTTTGTATGGACTTGTTAAGACTTTAATTGTGAAAACCAGAATTTTCGATTAAAAAAATACCAAAGGATTGTAATCTTTAACAGCTGGAAGACGGATGAACATGAAAATGCCACTAGAGTAATTTGTTTTTACTAAGAGGGAGGAGAAAGGGGAGGCATACTGTATACGATATTACACCAACTCCAAATCCTTCTAGCAGCCGACCCATAAACAAGAAAGAGGAATCCTGAATATGCACCGCAACAGAAGTAAAAAAAACACTCACAGGTTATTATCATATATTGACGAACAAAGGAAATCAGCAGCAGAAGCATGGAAAAAGGATGGTAGTTGAACTTACTTTTGCAAATGATATCGCGAGCCACCCAATTATGTTTGGAATCGCAGCGATCATGAGAGACTACAAGGCCAAACAAATAATTCAATCAGTCCATCGGTCTGAAAAATCATCACAGGCATATCTTTCAAGGTTCCAATTAGCAAAGCAGCGAAGCCTCCTATATAGTATGGATGCTATGCACACTTAAACAATGATTAAGTCAGTCGTATTGCATTGCGATTCATGATCTAGCAAAGACAAAGTAAGGTGGTAGTCTCACCCCCTTGCGGCCGATATACTCTGCAAGTTGCCCACTGGAGATGGCGCCTACCATCGCCCCTACATTAGATAATGAACCGAAGAGGGAGAACTGCATGCATCCGCCAAGAAAGAGCAAGCAAGCAAGGGTAAGcattaaaaagaaagaaagaacgaATGATAAAAGAACAGGGGTTCACCTCAGAGAGGGAGAGGCCAAGGTCAGCAATGATGGCGTCCTGCGTGGGTGAGGAGTAGCCACATGTGAAACCGAACTGGATGGGACCTAGCGCGACAATGAGCGTGCAGAGCGTCGCCGAGATAGCGACGTCGCGGAGAGAGAACGCAGAGGAGCCCAATCGCTCCATGAGGCTAGATTGCCGCGAGCCCATCACGCCACCCGCCGGCGGCATGCGGTACCAGCTCCCGGTGTTGATGAGCGGCTTCCGCAGGTCGGAGGCGGAGGACGTCCTGCCCCCATCCTCCCCGCCACTCTCCTGGTCCCGGAAGCTCATGCCTGAGCCTTAGCTTCTTCTCGGCCGCACCGCAAAGAAGAACTGCTGCGAGTAGCGTCCGTCGACCTCGAGCGCTGGTGGAGGTGGAGACTGGAGGAGAAGGCGAGCCCGACCCGCGCGCGAAATTGGATCTGGTTGAATGATTGGGTGAGATAAGGCAATCCACCCACGCAATCGAGCTCGGATTACTCACCGACTTGATTGAGGAAGGGGAAAGAAAGGCTGCCCCGGTGGATCTCCGACGAGAACGGGGAGCAGGATGCGTAGAGCGACCGGCGGCCTGAAGTTACGCTTCTCTGCGTCGCGCGCTTTGCCCGCCGCCGCTTCCGGGGTTGGCCACCGCAGTTTGATTGCGCAGAGAGATTGAAGGGACCACGGACGGACAGAAAAAGGGTCGTCCCAGTTTCTTCTATTATTTTTTTTCCTTTCGTCCGTGTGTCTTGCGTGGGGGAGATCCGGTGAGCTGGACACGACAGGATTGTCTATGTCCTAGCCTCTGTTGTTTTTTTAAACCACTAGGCCCGCTCTTGTCCACCTACAGACCTACTCCGACGTTACAGCAACTCTTCTCTAAAAATAGCTCTttagactgtctccagcaacgtcctctatatacatcctctatatccgtcctttacaggcttctctaaaagatttcatctcctatatctactttctctccaacaacgtcctctaaatcacgccCTCTATATATAAATACctatattaaagacatttttaattttttaatttttgtacatacgtatttgtcatactctcaaatgtattgtacatattttagttttattaaacaggttgtttaaagtattcaaatagatagagaaccgtttagagaaactctacatatagaggatccagcagcgttctctaaatttagaggaccgtttagagaacgttgctggagggagtagaggacgtcctcgtcctctaaatttagagtacaGGACCCTTTAGAGGGTCTTGTTGGAGCCAGCCTTAAATTGTAGTGTTTAGAGTTGAAAAAAAAGGTTAGGGTGTAAAAAAATTGTGATATGTTCCGCATATAGAGCTAGTAAATCAAAATTGAAATCGGTTTTGTGGACCAAACAAATGACGTGGGTTTCACCAAGATAtgggtaaggacctgtttggtttTATGCCTAACTTGTCACACTTTACCTAACTTTTCTGTTTAAAGTTAGTTCTTTAATTTAAATGATTAATTTTAGGTAAAGTGTAACACATTTAGGCATGAACTAAAAACCATTAAGTTTTGTACCGGAACAGCGGTAAAAAATAGGCGTCGGTAGTGGGGCGGCGGACCGCCGGCAACATGAATCATAACCAGAACGACGGCAAGAAACAAGAACCAGTAGCAGTAGGGATGAGTTCCTGGCGACAGAGAGCCGGACCTGGTGGCGGCGAAGCCGGACCTATGGAATGTGTGTTTGTTGGACAACGGCTGGGAGAGAAAAAGGCATGAGACAGCCGGACGGATAAAGCTTTGGCGCGATTTTTTTATTTCGGGGGTGATAACTATATTTAGAGATTACATAGAGTTGGATTAGAAGTTGATAAATTTAAAGAGTTGTTTTAGAGAATTGTTGGAGAGGTGTTTTCATATCAGTTCTCTAAAATTTTGATTTAGAAAGTTCTTTTATGTAACTCCGGGAGTTGCTTTTATAAGACACCGACACGGTCTCCAAAATATAACTTTAATTAACTTCTTTTTGTTAAAACACAAATAAACTCTTaataaaagtactttttaaaaTAAATCAATATATATAAACATTAGATTTCGATACTAAATAATAAAACAATTATTTGTAGTtaaaattttataagtttgatTCAAACCTTGTCTAGAACGACAACTTATAGTACACCGGAGAGAGTACTAAGACTATCTCCAGCAAACTCCCTATCTCACTCCCTACTACAAACTACACTCTGCAAACAATGTATTTACAGTGCAA of Zea mays cultivar B73 chromosome 8, Zm-B73-REFERENCE-NAM-5.0, whole genome shotgun sequence contains these proteins:
- the LOC100193700 gene encoding Sugar transporter ERD6-like 4, whose protein sequence is MSFRDQESGGEDGGRTSSASDLRKPLINTGSWYRMPPAGGVMGSRQSSLMERLGSSAFSLRDVAISATLCTLIVALGPIQFGFTCGYSSPTQDAIIADLGLSLSEFSLFGSLSNVGAMVGAISSGQLAEYIGRKGSLMIAAIPNIIGWLAISFAKDSSFLFMGRLLEGFGVGVISYTVPVYIAEIAPQDQRGALGSVNQLSVTIGILLAYLFGMFVPWRILAVLGILPCSILIPGLFFVPESPRWLAKMGKMEDFEYSLQVLRGFQTDITAEVNEIKRSLASSRRRTTIRFADIKQKRYSVPLVIGIGLLVLQQLSGVNGILFYAASIFKAAGITNSNLATFGLGAVQVIATGVTTWLTDKAGRRLLLIISTTGMVITLVIVSVSFFVKDNIAAGSHLYSVMSMLSLAGLVAFVIAFSLGLGAIPWIIMSEILPVNIKSLAGSVATLANWLTAWAITMTASLMLNWSSGGTFAIYAVVSTMALIFVCLWVPETKGRTLEEIAFSFR